The following proteins are encoded in a genomic region of Ostrea edulis chromosome 7, xbOstEdul1.1, whole genome shotgun sequence:
- the LOC125655031 gene encoding ER membrane protein complex subunit 3-like, with translation MAELLLDSDIRIWVFLPIVLITFFTGIIKHYVTILLSSEKKTELQQVTDSHVLIRSKILRENGKFITKQGFLMRKSFFNAENSGYFKTEKRESNTKNPMTDPSMMTDMLKGNVTNVLPMIIIGGWINWAFSGFLTTKVPFPLTLRFKPMLQRGVELVSLDASWVSSASWYFLNVFGLRSFYTLILGQDNSADQTKSMQEQMSGAGMMTPPDPMKAFKAEWEALEVCNHQWCLQGVEEDMIDGPVQPETIYIKNKYA, from the exons ATGGCGGAGTTGCTGTTGGACTCGGATATCCGAATTTGGGTGTTTTTGCCCATTGTATTAATCACATTCTTCACTGGAATCATAAAGCACTACGTAACAATACTTTTGTCTTCGGAAAAGAAGACGGAATTGCAACAAGTAACTGATAG tcACGTACTAATAAGGAGCAAGATCCTAAGAGAAAATGGGAAATTCATAACAAAACAG GGATTTTTAATGAGGAAGAGCTTTTTCAATGCAGAAAATAGTGGTTATTTCAAAACAGAAAAGAGGGAATCAAATACCAAaaacccaatgacag ACCCATCTATGATGACAGACATGCTGAAGGGCAATGTTACCAATGTTTTACCAATGATAATTATCGGAGGCTGGATTAACTGGGCGTTCTCAGGGTTTTTGACAA CCAAAGTTCCTTTCCCCCTGACTCTACGATTTAAGCCCATGTTACAGCGAGGAGTGGAGCTGGTATCACTAGACGCTTCATG GGTTAGCTCGGCTTCCTGGTATTTCCTGAATGTCTTTGGATTGAGGAGCTTCTATACACTTATACTGGGCCAGGATAATT CGGCTGATCAGACCAAATCCATGCAGGAGCAGATGTCAGGGGCGGGAATGATGACACCCCCTGATCCAATGAAAGCCTTTAAAGCTGAGTGGGAGGCGCTAGAAGTGTGCAACCACCAATGGTGTCTTCAAGGGGTGGAGGAAGATATGATTGATGGGCCAGTGCAACCAGAGAccatatatatcaaaaataaatatgcATGA
- the LOC125655032 gene encoding protein UXT homolog, which yields MCAESIPSKVLQYEQFLNERLKTDLSQVVDQRDKLYGEVAEYLQLKTVIERIKESDFQTNGLKTKVDLGCNFYVQAHVPDASMIFVSVGYGFFLEMTHTEALAFIEKKVSINNAKIDALTTEVAKIKAHIKLVLQGLQEIQNLDYETEKPYRDVLS from the exons ATGTGTGCAGAAAGTATCCCATCAAAAGTATTGCAGTATGAACAGTTTCTGAATGAAAGATTGAAGACAGATCTTAG TCAAGTGGTTGACCAGAGAGATAAGCTCTATGGAGAGGTAGCAGAGTATTTACAGCTGAAAACTGTCATCGAAAGAATTAAG GAATCAGATTTCCAAACTAATGGTCTGAAAACCAAAGTGGACTTGGGGTGCAACTTCTATGTACAAGCACATGT TCCAGATGCCTCCATGATTTTTGTGAGTGTGGGTTATGGATTTTTCTTGGAAATGACCCACACCGAGGCTCTGGCATTCATAGAGAAAAAAGTTTCAATAAATAATGCCAAGATAGATGCCCTTACTACAGAAGTTGCTAAAATAAAGGCCCATATCAAGCTTGTCCTGCAG GGTTTACAAGAGATCCAGAATTTAGATTATGAAACAGAGAAGCCATACAGAGATGTGTTAAGCTGA